In one window of Cellulophaga sp. HaHa_2_95 DNA:
- a CDS encoding (Fe-S)-binding protein — translation MQYISQILFTLILIAGIGYFASNVKKLFRNISLGKDLDVSDNKPQRWKNMAKIALGQSKMVVRPIAGFLHIIVYVGFIIINIEVLEIVIDGVFGTHRIGLQVLNASVYGFLIGSFEVLAVLVLVAVIAFWIRRNVIKIKRFLSAEMTGWPKSDGNIILYFEVVLMCLFLVMNATDTTFQNLGSGNVISQFIAPLFDGMSEGSLHMIERTAWWIHIIGILVFLNYLYFSKHLHILLAFPNTYYGKLRPKGQFLNNEAVTKEVKLMMDPSADPFAAPAEDAPVPEKFGASDVTDLSWVQLLNAYTCTECGRCTSECPANITGKKLSPRKIMMDTRDRLVEVGKNIDANKGTFVPDGKQLLGDYISNEELWACTSCNACVEACPVSIDPLSIIMDMRQYLVMEQSAAPSDLNNMMGNIENNGAPWPFNQQDRLNWANES, via the coding sequence ATGCAGTACATTTCACAAATACTTTTCACCCTTATTCTTATTGCCGGTATTGGCTATTTTGCTTCCAATGTAAAAAAGCTATTTCGGAATATAAGTTTAGGTAAAGACCTTGACGTTAGCGATAACAAACCACAGCGTTGGAAGAACATGGCTAAAATTGCACTTGGTCAAAGCAAAATGGTCGTAAGGCCTATTGCGGGTTTTCTTCATATTATTGTTTATGTAGGTTTTATCATTATTAATATAGAAGTTTTAGAAATTGTTATTGATGGAGTATTTGGTACACATCGTATTGGTCTACAGGTATTGAATGCTTCTGTTTACGGATTTTTAATAGGTTCTTTTGAAGTGTTAGCGGTACTTGTTTTAGTTGCTGTGATTGCTTTTTGGATTCGAAGAAATGTGATAAAAATCAAGCGTTTTTTAAGTGCAGAAATGACGGGTTGGCCAAAAAGTGATGGTAATATAATTTTGTATTTTGAAGTCGTATTAATGTGCTTGTTCTTAGTTATGAATGCGACAGATACTACATTTCAAAATTTAGGTTCAGGAAATGTTATAAGTCAGTTTATTGCTCCCTTGTTTGATGGGATGTCTGAAGGAAGTTTACATATGATTGAGCGCACCGCATGGTGGATTCATATTATTGGAATATTAGTGTTTTTGAATTATTTATATTTTTCTAAGCATTTACATATCCTTTTGGCGTTTCCAAATACGTACTATGGTAAGCTAAGACCTAAAGGACAGTTTCTAAATAATGAAGCGGTAACAAAAGAAGTGAAATTAATGATGGATCCTTCGGCAGACCCGTTTGCGGCGCCAGCCGAAGATGCTCCAGTTCCTGAGAAATTTGGTGCGTCTGACGTGACAGATTTAAGTTGGGTACAATTATTAAATGCCTATACCTGTACAGAATGCGGTCGTTGTACTAGTGAATGTCCTGCAAACATTACAGGTAAAAAACTTTCTCCACGTAAAATCATGATGGATACACGTGATCGTTTGGTAGAAGTAGGGAAGAATATAGATGCCAACAAAGGAACATTTGTTCCGGACGGGAAGCAATTATTGGGTGATTATATCTCAAATGAAGAATTATGGGCTTGTACTTCATGTAACGCCTGTGTAGAAGCTTGTCCTGTAAGTATAGATCCGTTATCTATTATTATGGATATGCGTCAGTATTTAGTTATGGAGCAATCTGCTGCACCATCAGATTTGAATAATATGATGGGAAATATAGAAAACAACGGAGCACCTTGGCCTTTTAATCAACAAGATAGATTAAACTGGGCTAACGAATCATAA
- a CDS encoding MlaD family protein, translating to MKISREIKTGIIVVGGILLFLMGFSYLKSSSLFDNSKTFYAVYNNVGGLQTGTPVSINGYNVGKVNGIKFKDNSGKLLVTFSVSNEFNFSHNSKAELYDTGIIGGKGIQIIPMFDGSPSAKSGDTLISSIKPGLTDLVQKNLAPLQSKIEGAVTNADSLLINFNQVLDTKTKKDLRESISGLNTLVKSFQGSANALNGLLADNKGNLDTSIKNMATMTDNFKNLSDSISKAGLVETMKSLESTVASLDVMLAKMENGDGTIGKLMTDEELYTNLANSSKELDLLLQDFRLNPKRYVNVSVFGKKQKDYEVPENDPAQTIQD from the coding sequence TTGAAAATATCAAGAGAGATTAAAACGGGAATTATAGTTGTGGGCGGTATCTTATTATTTTTAATGGGATTCAGTTATTTGAAATCATCATCCTTGTTCGATAACAGCAAAACATTTTATGCGGTGTATAATAATGTTGGTGGTTTACAGACCGGAACGCCGGTATCTATAAACGGATACAATGTTGGAAAAGTAAACGGAATTAAGTTTAAAGATAATTCTGGCAAGTTATTAGTTACATTCTCTGTAAGTAATGAGTTTAATTTTTCTCATAACAGTAAAGCAGAGCTTTATGATACAGGAATTATTGGAGGAAAAGGAATTCAAATTATCCCAATGTTTGATGGTTCGCCCTCAGCAAAATCTGGAGATACTTTAATCTCTTCCATAAAACCGGGTCTGACGGATTTAGTACAGAAAAATTTAGCGCCTTTACAAAGCAAAATAGAGGGAGCAGTGACCAATGCAGATTCATTACTTATAAACTTCAATCAGGTTTTAGATACCAAAACAAAGAAAGATTTAAGAGAAAGCATTAGCGGTTTAAATACTTTGGTTAAAAGTTTTCAAGGTAGTGCTAATGCCTTAAATGGTCTTCTAGCAGATAATAAGGGGAACTTAGATACTTCTATTAAGAACATGGCTACTATGACTGATAATTTTAAAAACCTTTCGGACTCTATATCTAAAGCAGGTTTAGTAGAAACTATGAAAAGCTTGGAATCTACAGTTGCAAGTTTGGATGTTATGTTAGCTAAGATGGAAAATGGTGATGGTACGATTGGTAAATTAATGACGGATGAGGAATTATATACCAATTTGGCAAACTCATCTAAAGAATTAGATTTATTACTTCAAGATTTTCGTTTAAATCCTAAGCGCTACGTAAATGTCTCTGTATTTGGAAAAAAACAGAAAGATTACGAAGTTCCTGAGAATGATCCAGCCCAAACTATTCAAGACTAA
- a CDS encoding (Fe-S)-binding protein, with protein MSNEINVPTMASLFAEGKQPEVLFWVGCAGSFDDRAKKITKAFVKILHKANVNFAVLGTEESCTGDPAKRSGNEFLFQMQAVTNIEVLNAYDVKKVVTACPHCFNTLKNEYPSLGGSYEVVHHTQFLKQLLEEGRITMEGGKFKGKRITFHDPCYLGRANDVYEAPRELIRKLDAELVEMKSCKTRGLCCGAGGAQMFKEPEKGAKDINIERTEQALETQPDIIAAGCPFCNTMMTDGVKNKEKEANIAVMDIAELIASADDL; from the coding sequence ATGAGTAATGAAATAAATGTGCCTACAATGGCATCTCTTTTTGCAGAAGGTAAGCAACCAGAAGTCCTTTTTTGGGTAGGTTGTGCGGGTAGTTTTGATGATCGAGCAAAAAAAATAACCAAAGCATTTGTAAAAATATTACATAAGGCAAACGTAAATTTTGCGGTTCTAGGTACAGAGGAAAGTTGTACTGGAGACCCTGCAAAGAGATCTGGGAATGAGTTCTTATTTCAGATGCAGGCTGTAACCAATATAGAGGTTTTGAATGCTTATGATGTAAAAAAGGTAGTTACTGCTTGTCCGCATTGTTTTAATACCCTTAAGAATGAATACCCTAGTTTGGGTGGTTCTTATGAAGTAGTACACCACACGCAATTTTTAAAACAATTGTTAGAAGAGGGGCGTATTACTATGGAAGGTGGTAAGTTTAAAGGAAAGCGTATCACATTCCATGACCCTTGTTATTTAGGACGTGCTAATGATGTTTATGAGGCTCCAAGAGAGCTTATTAGAAAATTAGATGCAGAGCTTGTAGAAATGAAGAGCTGTAAAACTAGAGGACTTTGTTGTGGTGCTGGTGGAGCTCAAATGTTTAAAGAACCTGAGAAAGGTGCTAAAGACATTAATATTGAGCGTACAGAGCAAGCCTTAGAAACACAGCCAGATATTATTGCAGCTGGATGTCCTTTTTGTAATACGATGATGACGGACGGGGTTAAGAATAAGGAAAAAGAGGCAAATATTGCTGTAATGGATATTGCGGAGCTTATTGCTTCAGCAGATGATCTTTAA
- the pfkA gene encoding 6-phosphofructokinase: protein MTVEIKKIGVFTSGGDSPGMNAAIRSVVRTCAYMKIDCMGIYRGYQGMIEGDFKPMDARSVNNIINKGGTILKSARSMEFQTKEGRKKAYDQLQAAGIDGLVVIGGDGSFTGALIFHKEYNVPIIGIPGTIDNDIFGTTYTLGFDTALNTVVEVIDKIRDTASSHNRLFFVEVMGRDVGHIALNAGVGAGAEEILIPEENLGLERLLESLKRSKASGKSSSIVVVAEGDKTGKNVFELKEYVEEHLPIYDCRVSVLGHMQRGGSPSCFDRVLASRMGVRAVEALLEGKSSLMVGIQDNKITLTPISKAIKGHTKIDKELMRVSDIMTV from the coding sequence ATGACAGTGGAGATAAAAAAAATAGGTGTATTTACATCTGGGGGAGATTCACCCGGAATGAACGCAGCAATAAGGTCTGTTGTGCGTACTTGTGCATATATGAAAATAGATTGCATGGGGATTTACCGTGGCTACCAAGGTATGATTGAAGGAGACTTTAAGCCTATGGATGCGCGAAGTGTAAATAACATTATAAATAAAGGAGGTACCATTTTAAAGTCTGCTCGTTCTATGGAGTTTCAGACTAAAGAAGGTAGGAAAAAAGCTTACGACCAATTACAAGCCGCAGGGATTGATGGTTTAGTGGTTATCGGAGGTGATGGTAGTTTTACAGGAGCATTAATCTTTCATAAAGAATATAATGTACCAATTATTGGTATTCCTGGGACGATTGATAATGATATTTTTGGCACGACCTATACACTAGGTTTTGATACCGCCTTAAATACAGTGGTAGAAGTAATTGATAAAATTAGAGATACTGCTAGTTCTCACAACCGTTTATTTTTCGTTGAAGTAATGGGCCGCGATGTGGGGCATATAGCTTTAAATGCAGGAGTAGGTGCCGGGGCAGAGGAGATTCTTATACCAGAAGAAAATTTAGGATTAGAACGCTTGTTAGAATCTTTAAAACGAAGCAAAGCTTCAGGGAAATCTTCAAGTATAGTTGTCGTTGCAGAAGGGGATAAAACAGGGAAGAATGTTTTTGAACTAAAAGAATATGTAGAGGAGCATTTGCCAATTTATGATTGTCGTGTTTCTGTATTAGGGCACATGCAAAGAGGAGGCTCTCCTTCTTGTTTTGATAGAGTACTGGCAAGTAGAATGGGTGTTAGAGCCGTAGAAGCACTTCTTGAAGGGAAGTCTAGCTTAATGGTCGGTATTCAAGATAACAAGATAACGCTTACGCCAATTAGTAAAGCAATAAAAGGTCATACAAAAATAGATAAGGAACTTATGCGAGTTTCAGATATCATGACCGTATAA
- a CDS encoding N-acetylmuramoyl-L-alanine amidase, protein MLKNCFYPLLLLLIGFTLTSFGGNDKIETVQDPFIVVLDAGHGGHDPGNLGNGFLEKNIALKIVLRVGAILAKEKNVKVIYTRDDDTFVDLYKRGEIANKANANLFVSVHCDSHTSEAHGAGTFVLGLHANKQNFEIAKKENSSIYLEDNYESRYAAYNINSPESVIGLTIMQEEFLDQSIMLAKTMQDNFTGKLQRVDRKVKQAGFIVLHQTFMPSVLVETGFLTHKPEGEYLNSVKGQNDMGDAIASAILQYKKAISSNVSDQITEVKPVVPVVVKEETVVKEVPKVVKEPVVVAPKVVKPKEVPEIAKEAPKSEVVFKVQIMASSKDLGLSPANFKGLNTISKEAFKNIYRYMYGSTTSYDYANTLRKDAEDKGFKGAYVVAYKNDVRINIKEAIK, encoded by the coding sequence ATGCTTAAGAATTGTTTTTATCCACTATTACTTTTATTAATAGGTTTTACGCTTACTTCGTTTGGTGGAAATGACAAAATTGAAACAGTACAAGATCCTTTTATTGTTGTTTTAGATGCGGGTCATGGAGGTCATGATCCAGGAAATTTAGGGAATGGCTTTTTAGAAAAAAACATAGCACTAAAGATTGTATTACGTGTAGGAGCAATTTTAGCAAAGGAGAAAAATGTCAAAGTTATCTATACTAGAGATGATGATACCTTTGTAGATCTATACAAGCGAGGAGAAATTGCGAATAAAGCAAATGCTAATCTTTTTGTGTCTGTTCATTGCGATTCTCATACGTCGGAAGCGCATGGCGCAGGTACCTTTGTATTGGGATTACATGCCAATAAGCAAAATTTTGAAATTGCTAAGAAAGAGAACTCTTCTATTTATTTAGAAGATAATTATGAATCGCGCTATGCGGCATACAACATTAACTCTCCAGAATCCGTCATCGGCTTAACTATTATGCAAGAAGAGTTTCTAGACCAAAGCATTATGTTGGCAAAAACAATGCAAGATAATTTTACGGGCAAATTACAGCGTGTAGACCGTAAAGTAAAACAAGCGGGGTTTATTGTATTACATCAAACATTTATGCCTAGCGTTTTGGTAGAAACAGGTTTTTTAACCCACAAGCCAGAAGGAGAATATTTAAACTCTGTAAAGGGTCAAAATGATATGGGAGATGCTATTGCTAGTGCTATTCTTCAATACAAGAAAGCTATTAGTTCTAATGTCAGTGATCAAATTACGGAGGTAAAACCAGTAGTGCCTGTAGTGGTAAAAGAAGAAACGGTTGTAAAAGAAGTGCCTAAAGTGGTTAAAGAGCCTGTAGTGGTTGCTCCAAAAGTGGTGAAGCCTAAGGAAGTGCCGGAAATAGCAAAAGAAGCACCGAAGTCCGAAGTAGTATTTAAAGTTCAAATAATGGCTAGTTCTAAAGATTTGGGTTTAAGTCCTGCAAATTTTAAAGGATTAAATACAATATCAAAAGAAGCTTTCAAGAATATTTATAGATATATGTATGGCAGTACTACATCCTATGACTATGCGAACACCTTAAGGAAAGATGCGGAAGATAAGGGGTTTAAAGGAGCTTATGTTGTAGCCTATAAAAATGATGTTAGAATCAATATTAAAGAAGCAATCAAATAG
- a CDS encoding ABC transporter ATPase: MLIDFKDLPDSSRIWIYQASRSFSEKELTEIRLELDAFLKDWTAHGSDLNAGYEIPYNRFIVIALDQNVAGATGCSIDASVRFIQALEQKYSVDLLDKMNVSYKQGEFVAYKTLLDFKKMAKNKSVSKNTIVFNNLVTNKEEYLNHWEVPAEESWHARFM; encoded by the coding sequence ATGTTAATAGATTTTAAAGACTTACCAGATTCGTCTAGAATTTGGATATATCAAGCTAGTAGAAGTTTTTCTGAGAAAGAACTTACCGAGATACGTTTAGAATTAGATGCTTTTTTGAAAGACTGGACAGCACATGGGAGCGATTTGAATGCGGGGTATGAAATACCCTACAACAGGTTTATTGTAATAGCCTTAGATCAGAATGTAGCGGGAGCCACAGGATGTTCCATAGATGCTTCGGTTCGTTTTATTCAAGCCTTAGAGCAAAAATATTCAGTAGATTTGCTAGATAAAATGAATGTGTCTTATAAGCAAGGAGAATTTGTTGCCTATAAAACATTGCTAGATTTTAAGAAAATGGCAAAAAATAAATCAGTTTCTAAGAATACGATCGTTTTTAATAATTTGGTAACGAACAAAGAAGAATATTTAAATCATTGGGAAGTTCCTGCTGAAGAAAGTTGGCATGCTAGATTCATGTAA
- a CDS encoding putative LPS assembly protein LptD — MTRQTITKIGFIALQSNKQHLLLILLLFSGISCLFSQEGKVITLPTKTISDSVQITATTDFSAIAIKDSIQSDSIPADSISKKETLLLDKIKYKAKDYVKLSQKDQKIYLYNEAEILYQDTELKAGIIIMDYIKNEVYAGRIKDSLGNYTQTPYFKQGDNVVIPDSIRFNFDTQKALIWNSRTEQQAGLGSLGSDSMKVYAEITKKENDSVYFLSKGKLTTSKDTINPDYYILINKAKFVPKKKVIAGFSNMYIADVPTPIALPFAYFPMSTGRTGGLIFPTFGSVDDRGYFIQGGGYYLPLSDYADLEVTGDLYTNGSYGLNSRSVYVKRYKYRGGFNLQYQNIINSQKGFDDYSRSTSYNVQWNHSQDQKSNPNSTFSASVNLGSSQYYQNSLRLQDIANTQNNTLNSSISYSKTFPEYPSVNMSLTASHSQLTSTTIEGDNIDITLPTLQASMERIYPFAKRDGIKKGAFQNINFQYDVNAQNRISTNDDDFLTGKMFDDARIGAKHNLPISTNFKIAKYLSVTMGGTYEDVWSLQTYNQTYDNDENAIVRDTIQGFDRFNSYNLSTSIGTTVYGTFNFGEDKKIQAIRHVMRPSISYGYTPAFDQYYDDLYDSDGAPRTDTNGDITQYTRFNGTLYGVPSLSKSNSVSFSLANTLEAKVRSKDSTDLEPKKVDILKNLNFSTSYNFNADSLKLSPISVSGGTAILNSKMSINFAGTLDPYAIDNNGTRINTFNKANGGSLFRLTTARANMSYSLSSKDFQKDDKDKGKEDENKYDYAAASGGRTDDLFGDADFSNTRRPGDEEEEERETKFYSNAIPWDLRLAYTVGYTNPNRQNSINSHSLMFSGNIELTPKWKVGASSGYDFVNKGFSITQLRFQRELGSFNLRFNWTPFGTYERWDFFIGISSSILQDLKWDKQSRRSN; from the coding sequence ATGACAAGACAAACTATTACAAAAATAGGATTTATAGCCTTGCAATCAAACAAACAACATCTACTTTTAATTTTGCTGCTATTTAGCGGTATTTCTTGTCTGTTTAGCCAAGAAGGAAAAGTAATAACCCTGCCAACTAAGACTATTTCTGATTCTGTTCAGATCACCGCCACCACCGATTTTTCGGCAATTGCAATTAAAGATAGTATTCAATCAGATTCTATCCCTGCAGATTCTATATCGAAAAAAGAAACATTACTTTTAGATAAGATCAAATATAAAGCCAAAGATTACGTAAAGCTTAGTCAGAAAGATCAAAAAATCTATTTGTACAACGAAGCTGAAATTCTTTACCAAGATACGGAGCTCAAAGCGGGCATTATTATCATGGATTATATTAAGAATGAGGTTTACGCCGGAAGGATTAAAGATTCTTTGGGAAACTACACGCAGACCCCTTATTTCAAGCAAGGAGATAATGTGGTAATTCCCGATTCTATCCGTTTTAATTTTGACACCCAAAAGGCATTAATTTGGAATTCAAGAACAGAACAACAAGCGGGCTTAGGATCACTTGGTAGTGACTCTATGAAAGTATATGCAGAGATTACAAAGAAAGAAAACGATTCTGTTTACTTTCTAAGCAAAGGAAAATTAACTACTTCAAAAGATACGATAAATCCGGATTATTATATCTTAATCAATAAAGCGAAATTTGTCCCTAAAAAGAAGGTAATCGCAGGCTTTAGTAACATGTACATTGCAGATGTCCCTACTCCTATCGCCTTACCTTTTGCTTATTTTCCTATGAGTACCGGTAGAACTGGAGGATTAATCTTCCCAACTTTTGGTAGCGTTGATGATCGTGGCTATTTTATACAAGGTGGTGGATATTATTTACCCTTAAGTGATTATGCCGATTTAGAAGTTACCGGAGATTTATATACCAATGGTAGTTACGGTCTTAATTCCAGGTCTGTATACGTAAAGCGTTACAAGTATAGAGGCGGATTTAATTTACAATACCAAAACATTATTAATAGTCAAAAAGGTTTTGATGACTATAGCAGATCTACGAGTTACAATGTTCAATGGAACCACTCTCAAGATCAAAAATCTAATCCTAATTCTACCTTTTCAGCATCTGTAAACTTGGGTAGTAGTCAATACTATCAAAACTCATTACGTCTGCAAGATATTGCCAATACACAAAACAATACCTTAAACTCTTCTATATCTTACTCAAAAACTTTTCCGGAATACCCGTCTGTAAACATGAGTTTAACAGCGTCTCATAGTCAATTGACAAGTACTACCATAGAAGGAGACAATATAGACATTACGCTACCTACCCTTCAAGCAAGTATGGAACGTATCTATCCTTTTGCCAAAAGGGACGGTATTAAAAAAGGAGCTTTTCAAAATATAAACTTTCAATATGACGTAAATGCTCAAAACAGGATTTCCACTAATGATGATGATTTTCTGACGGGAAAAATGTTTGACGATGCACGAATTGGCGCAAAACACAACCTTCCGATTAGTACCAACTTTAAAATAGCGAAATACTTAAGTGTTACTATGGGGGGTACTTATGAAGATGTATGGTCTTTACAAACCTACAATCAAACTTATGATAATGATGAGAATGCTATTGTAAGAGATACCATACAAGGTTTTGATAGATTTAATAGCTATAATTTATCTACCAGTATAGGAACCACCGTATATGGTACTTTTAATTTTGGAGAAGACAAAAAAATACAAGCTATACGCCATGTCATGCGTCCTAGTATAAGTTATGGTTACACGCCCGCTTTTGATCAATACTATGATGACCTGTATGATTCTGACGGCGCACCTAGAACAGACACCAATGGCGATATCACGCAATATACTCGTTTTAACGGAACCTTATACGGAGTACCTAGCCTAAGTAAATCTAACTCGGTTAGTTTCTCGCTGGCCAATACCTTGGAAGCCAAAGTACGTTCTAAAGATTCTACAGACTTAGAACCGAAGAAAGTAGACATCCTTAAGAACTTAAATTTCTCTACAAGCTATAATTTTAATGCAGATTCTTTAAAACTAAGTCCAATTAGCGTAAGTGGAGGAACCGCCATATTAAATAGTAAAATGTCTATTAACTTCGCAGGTACTTTAGATCCATATGCTATAGATAATAACGGAACAAGAATTAACACCTTCAATAAAGCAAATGGTGGTAGCTTATTTAGATTAACAACGGCAAGAGCAAACATGAGCTACAGTCTTTCTAGCAAAGATTTTCAGAAAGACGATAAGGACAAAGGCAAAGAGGACGAAAACAAATATGATTACGCTGCAGCAAGTGGTGGTAGAACAGATGATTTATTTGGAGATGCAGATTTTAGCAACACCAGAAGACCTGGAGATGAAGAGGAAGAAGAGCGCGAAACTAAATTTTACTCTAACGCAATTCCTTGGGATCTTCGTTTAGCCTATACCGTTGGATATACAAATCCTAATAGACAGAATAGCATTAATAGCCACAGTTTAATGTTTTCCGGAAATATAGAATTGACTCCTAAATGGAAAGTTGGAGCTTCTTCTGGCTACGATTTTGTAAACAAAGGATTCTCTATTACACAACTACGTTTTCAAAGAGAGTTAGGTAGTTTTAACCTTAGATTTAACTGGACTCCCTTTGGAACTTATGAGCGCTGGGATTTCTTTATCGGAATTTCTAGTTCTATATTACAAGATCTTAAATGGGACAAACAAAGTAGAAGAAGTAACTAA
- a CDS encoding RidA family protein: protein MKKIINTPNAPAPIGPYNQAVLADNMLYISGQIPIDPTTGNLVEGDIKEETKQSMENLKAILEEAGTTFENVIKSSIFIKDMNQFAQINEVYATYFDAETAPARETVEVANLPKFVNVEISMIAML, encoded by the coding sequence ATGAAAAAAATAATAAATACTCCAAATGCTCCTGCCCCTATTGGGCCTTACAACCAAGCTGTTTTAGCTGACAACATGTTATATATTTCTGGACAAATTCCTATAGATCCTACAACCGGAAATTTGGTAGAAGGAGATATTAAAGAAGAAACAAAGCAATCTATGGAGAATCTGAAAGCGATTCTTGAAGAAGCTGGCACGACCTTTGAAAACGTCATCAAATCATCTATCTTTATTAAAGACATGAATCAGTTTGCTCAAATCAATGAAGTATATGCTACTTATTTTGATGCAGAAACTGCTCCCGCTAGAGAAACTGTAGAAGTAGCTAACCTTCCAAAGTTTGTAAATGTAGAAATTTCAATGATTGCTATGCTATAA
- a CDS encoding N-acetylglucosamine kinase codes for MILIVDSGATKSDWIALTEKGERLFLTQTLGLSPEVLTRPVIEDRLANNFELSKNREDVSALYFYGAGCGTDRMQDFLKEIFKVFFPNAIAEVREDTYAAVYATTAIGDQSIVCILGTGSNCSYYDGEKLYQKVTSLGYIPMDDGSGNFFGRKLIRDYYFNKIPKELAEKFASEYNLEADVIKENLYKQPNPNTYLATFARFIVENKEHPYCKGVIEKGFQQFINNYIMQFDLATKVPVSFVGSIAYYLRDELRKALERNDLIVGQILQKPIDGLVKFHQKSI; via the coding sequence ATGATATTAATTGTAGATAGTGGCGCAACAAAATCTGATTGGATTGCTTTAACAGAAAAAGGGGAAAGACTTTTTTTGACGCAGACCTTAGGCTTAAGTCCAGAAGTGTTAACAAGACCTGTTATAGAAGATAGGCTAGCTAATAATTTTGAGCTTTCTAAAAATAGAGAAGATGTTTCTGCTTTATATTTTTACGGAGCTGGTTGTGGAACAGATAGAATGCAAGATTTCTTAAAGGAAATTTTCAAAGTATTCTTTCCTAACGCTATAGCTGAAGTGCGTGAAGACACTTATGCGGCAGTGTACGCTACTACGGCAATAGGAGATCAAAGTATTGTATGTATTTTGGGAACAGGTTCTAATTGCAGTTATTATGATGGTGAGAAATTATATCAAAAAGTAACTTCGTTAGGGTATATTCCTATGGATGATGGTAGTGGTAATTTTTTCGGCAGAAAGTTAATCCGAGATTATTATTTCAATAAAATACCAAAAGAGTTGGCAGAGAAATTTGCAAGTGAGTATAATTTGGAAGCAGATGTGATTAAAGAAAATCTTTATAAGCAGCCTAATCCTAATACTTACCTAGCTACTTTTGCCCGTTTTATTGTAGAGAATAAAGAGCACCCTTACTGTAAAGGTGTTATTGAAAAAGGATTTCAACAATTTATAAATAATTACATCATGCAGTTTGATCTGGCAACTAAAGTGCCTGTATCGTTTGTAGGGAGTATTGCGTATTATTTACGTGATGAGCTTAGAAAAGCATTAGAGCGTAATGATTTAATTGTAGGTCAGATTTTGCAAAAACCTATTGATGGTTTAGTAAAGTTTCACCAAAAAAGTATCTAA
- the gap gene encoding type I glyceraldehyde-3-phosphate dehydrogenase, with protein sequence MSNLKIGINGFGRIGRLVFRTSVAKEGVDVVAINDLLDVEHLAYLLKYDSVHGKFDGTVEVKDGHLVVNGKTVRITAERDPKACKWDAVGAEIVAECTGIFTTLETAQYHIDGGAKKVVISAPSKDAPMFVMGVNHKDVKASDTIVSNASCTTNCLAPLAKVLNDNFGIDEALMTTVHATTATQMTVDGPSRKDWRGGRSAMLNIIPASTGAAVAVTKVIPALKGKLTGMAFRVPTADVSVVDLTVRLQKETSYEEIKKVFKAASEGELKGILGYTEEAVVSQDFIGDARTSIFDAGAGIELNSKFFKLISWYDNEAGFSNKMLDLVQHVSKL encoded by the coding sequence ATGTCAAATTTAAAAATAGGAATTAACGGTTTCGGTAGAATAGGTAGATTAGTATTTAGAACTAGTGTTGCCAAAGAGGGTGTAGATGTTGTTGCAATTAATGATTTATTAGATGTAGAGCACTTAGCATACTTATTAAAATACGATTCTGTTCACGGTAAGTTTGATGGTACTGTTGAAGTTAAAGATGGTCACTTAGTAGTAAACGGAAAAACTGTTCGTATTACTGCAGAAAGAGACCCTAAAGCTTGTAAGTGGGATGCTGTAGGTGCAGAAATTGTTGCAGAATGTACGGGTATCTTTACAACGTTGGAAACAGCGCAATACCATATTGATGGTGGTGCCAAGAAAGTAGTTATTTCTGCTCCTTCTAAAGATGCTCCAATGTTTGTAATGGGCGTTAACCATAAAGACGTTAAAGCATCTGATACTATTGTTTCTAATGCATCTTGTACTACAAACTGTTTAGCACCTTTAGCTAAAGTTTTAAATGATAACTTTGGTATCGATGAGGCTTTGATGACTACTGTGCATGCAACTACTGCAACACAAATGACGGTTGATGGTCCTTCTAGAAAAGATTGGAGAGGTGGTCGTAGTGCAATGTTAAACATTATTCCAGCTTCAACTGGTGCTGCTGTTGCAGTGACAAAAGTAATTCCTGCTTTAAAAGGAAAACTTACAGGGATGGCTTTCAGAGTACCTACTGCAGATGTCTCTGTTGTTGATTTAACGGTTCGTTTACAAAAAGAGACTTCTTACGAAGAAATTAAAAAAGTATTTAAAGCGGCTTCAGAAGGAGAGTTAAAAGGTATCTTAGGATATACGGAAGAAGCAGTAGTTTCTCAAGACTTTATTGGAGATGCTAGAACAAGTATTTTTGATGCAGGCGCAGGAATTGAATTAAATTCAAAATTCTTCAAATTAATATCATGGTATGATAACGAAGCAGGTTTCTCTAACAAAATGTTAGATTTAGTTCAGCACGTTTCAAAATTATAA